In Dermacentor variabilis isolate Ectoservices chromosome 7, ASM5094787v1, whole genome shotgun sequence, a genomic segment contains:
- the LOC142588830 gene encoding ipis-1-like, with protein MAQTQEDRGKSADSSRSIPATAQILNESVLKFSVEMYTQLQSQNDSGENLIFSPFGIAVALTMALTGARNNTAEELASLLHVRDQQDKGCDHFPEFLNRLSRFAPEVEFYVANRIYSGQQFTVQSSYRSRLENSYGATIRSVDFEKGHEAVRLEANAWVSQRTASKIRDLLPPGSVDAGTALILLNAVYFKGFWKSPFRAANTAPRNFHLDSRNTVRVDTMFQHSESYRLGSSNELRARALEIPYRGGTMSMVILLPDGIEGLPFLERQLSWERLSSLLRCLKRSNNVQVSLPKLKLEQRHVLNDVLKALGAVDLFTPGVADLSGMFEDARPAISDIVHKTFLQVDEEGTEAVTAAAIMLCSTLRKWRPAYFAVDHPFMFIIKSKEPDVILFIGSVRRP; from the exons ATGGCACAAACGCAGGAAGATCGAGGGAAATCTGCTGACAGCTCAAG GTCTATCCCAGCCACGGCGCAAATCCTCAACGAATCGGTACTCAAGTTCTCGGTGGAGATGTATACGCAACTGCAGTCCCAAAACGACAGCGGCGAGAACCTCATCTTTTCGCCTTTCGGCATCGCTGTAGCACTTACCATGGCCCTCACCGGCGCTCGCAATAACACCGCCGAGGAACTCGCCAGCCTGCTGCACGTCAGAGACCAGCAAGACAAAGGTTGCGACCACTTTCCGGAATTTCTCAATCGCCTCTCCCGATTTGCCCCGGAGGTCGAGTTCTACGTGGCCAATCGGATTTACAGCGGCCAACAGTTTACAGTCCAGAGCAGCTATCGTTCGCGCCTCGAGAACTCGTACGGCGCAACTATCAGATCCGTCGACTTCGAGAAAGGTCACGAAGCGGTTCGGCTCGAAGCGAACGCGTGGGTCTCGCAACGGACCGCATCCAAGATTCGGGACCTGCTTCCGCCCGGAAGCGTCGACGCCGGAACTGCGCTAATCCTACTGAACGCTGTTTACTTCAAGGGGTTCTGGAAGTCACCCTTCAGAGCAGCCAACACGGCCCCACGCAACTTTCACCTCGACTCCAGGAACACCGTTCGGGTGGACACCATGTTCCAGCACAGCGAGAGCTACAGGCTGGGCAGTTCCAACGAACTCAGGGCGCGAGCTCTGGAGATCCCGTACAGAGGCGGCACGATGTCGATGGTCATACTGCTTCCGGACGGAATAGAAGGCCTGCCATTTCTGGAGAGGCAGCTTTCGTGGGAGCGACTGAGCTCTCTACTCAGATGCCTCAAGAGAAGCAACAACGTCCAGGTCAGCCTTCCCAAGCTCAAGCTTGAGCAGCGCCACGTCCTCAACGACGTTCTCAAGGCGCTTGGTGCCGTGGACCTGTTTACGCCGGGCGTCGCTGACCTTTCGGGGATGTTTGAGGACGCCAGGCCGGCGATCTCTGACATCGTCCACAAGACGTTCCTCCAGGTCGACGAGGAAGGCACGGAAGCTGTGACTGCCGCAGCCATAATGCTGTGCTCCACCCTCAGGAAATGGCGGCCAGCATACTTCGCCGTGGATCATCCTTTCATGTTCATAATCAAGAGCAAAGAGCCCGATGTTATTCTCTTCATTGGCTCGGTGCGGCGGCCGTAA